The following are encoded together in the Coregonus clupeaformis isolate EN_2021a chromosome 24, ASM2061545v1, whole genome shotgun sequence genome:
- the LOC121538132 gene encoding mRNA-decapping enzyme 1A gives METASKMSLAALQQQDPYINKLLDVTGQVALYTFNSKANEWEKTEIEGTLFVYARSASPHHGFTIMNRLSTENLVEPINKDLEFQLQDPFLLYRNANLGIYSIWFYDKKDCQRITQLMVKIVKQEAMQAHRGSPERANVPGRTNGCAEPRPIDILELLSKAKDEYHRTQTGETEMSVTAEQGVNTETLKTAGGATEHAPSAPQPERNSHSGQRQITVEELFGSSLPKETGLLPAMPTQSSTDPAAPSPANFLQAQHYAPSIPFQPLLAPRLTAAPGGNNRHLAPGLIPLMEARGGAGPSYTLHPSPVFPGGPPGEPQHSVSPLLVAPSGAEARGPPPVPPLAYLGQDLLGSLKPSPSDLHKPALAPNFLPSPLATPQSFREQIPNPAAICSIPTGPVQPQSKEMDVFAQSQKLLKTMPAVPMKAGLVIPRAGTSLTGAEHSVLLSPSAFQHSVAKTTELQRQAAPPSPPSAATGAVEPPQPSCNRTQLQDTLIHLIKNDPAFLSAIHEAYLQILSKDLSNVKL, from the exons ATGGAGACCGCCAGTAAAATGAGCCTAGCAGCTCTACAACAACAAGATCCGTATATCAACAAACTTCTCGATGTTACCGGACAGGTAGCACTGTACACATTTAATTCCAAAGCAAATGAATGG GAAAAGACCGAAATCGAGGGCACCTTATTTGTTTATGCCAG GTCTGCTTCCCCTCATCATGGCTTCACAATCATGAATCGGCTAAGCACAGAGAATCTTGTGGAGCCCATCAACAAAGACCTTGAGTTTCAGCTCCAAGACCCCTTCTTGCTGTACAGAAACGCTAACT tgggtATATACAGCATCTGGTTCTACGATAAGAAGGACTGCCAGCGCATCACTCAGCTCATGGTTAA GATCGTGAAGCAGGAAGCCATGCAGGCCCACCGGGGCTCCCCAGAGAGGGCCAACGTCCCTGGGAGGACCAATGGCTGCGCAGAACCTCGCCCCATCGACATCCTGGAGCTCCTCAGCAAGGCCAAGGATGAATaccacagg ACTCAGACGGGTGAAACGGAGATGTCCGTTACTGCTGAGCAGGGGGTGAACACAGAGACGCTGAAAACAGCTGGCGGTGCTACAGAGCATGCTCCCAGCGCCCCACAGCCAGAAAGG AACTCCCACTCTGGCCAGAGGCAGATCACTGTGGAGGAGCTGTTTGGCAGTTCTCTACCCAAGGAGACCGGCCTGCTGCCAGCCATGCCTACCCAGAGTTCCACAGACCCTGCTGCCCCGAGCCCCGCCAACTTTCTCCAGGCCCAGCACTACGCCCCCTCCATACCCTTCCAGCCCTTACTGGCCCCCCGCCTCACAGCAGCCCCAGGGGGCAACAACCGGCACCTGGCCCCTGGTCTGATCCCCCTGATGGAGGCCAGAGGTGGCGCTGGCCCAAGCTACACCCTCCACCCCAGCCCTGTGTTTCCCGGTGGACCTCCAGGGGAACCCCAGCACTCTGTGTCCCCGCTGTTGGTGGCTCCATCTGGGGCTGAGGCTCGCGGTCCCCCCCCTGTCCCTCCATTGGCCTACCTGGGGCAGGATCTCCTGGGCTCACTGAAACCCAGCCCCTCTGACCTCCACAAACCTGCCCTCGCACCCAACTTCCTGCCTAGCCCGCTGGCCACGCCCCAGAGCTTCAGAGAGCAAATCCCCAATCCTGCTGCCATCTGTAGCATTCCCACAGGCCCTGTGCAG CCACAGAGTAAAGAAATGGATGTGTTCGCTCAGTCTCAGAAACTGTTGAAAACCATGCCA GCTGTTCCTATGAAGGCAGGGCTTGTGATACCGAGGGCGGGTACTTCACTTACAGGGGCGGAGCACTCCGTGCTGCTCTCACCGAGCGCCTTTCAGCATTCTGTTGCCAAGACAACGGAACTGCAGAGGCAAgctgcccctccctcccctccatctgcAGCCACAGGGGCTGTGGAGCCCCCCCAACCCTCCTGCAATAGGACCCAGCTGCAGGACACACTCATCCACCTCATCAAG AATGACCCAGCGTTTCTCAGTGCCATCCACGAGGCTTACCTCCAGATTCTCTCCAAGGACCTGAGCAACGTCAAGCTATAG